Proteins found in one Lutimonas zeaxanthinifaciens genomic segment:
- a CDS encoding porin family protein has product MKNSYLLIFAFFICLNSNAQFLNFGLKGGINYNSNGDLRAFTISNPDEISKFSSNEETGYHLGMLAEIKLPLFLYIRPELVYTHTESSYDIESETGKLKMDKLELPVLVGFRILKFGRLFFGPNFSYVINTKLSVPETVESISNIDYDEFTVSGQIGLGVNFGKIGADIRWETGFTDSEASFIQNIVNATDRNIGVADTSHSQFILSFYYKFKKSK; this is encoded by the coding sequence ATGAAAAATTCATATTTATTAATTTTTGCGTTTTTTATTTGTCTTAATTCCAATGCCCAGTTTCTGAACTTTGGGCTAAAAGGTGGAATTAACTACAATTCCAACGGAGACCTCCGGGCTTTCACCATTAGCAATCCGGATGAAATAAGCAAATTTTCTTCAAATGAAGAAACCGGGTACCATCTTGGAATGTTGGCTGAAATCAAGCTGCCTTTGTTTCTTTATATCCGTCCTGAGCTGGTTTATACCCACACCGAAAGTAGTTATGATATTGAAAGCGAGACCGGTAAGCTAAAAATGGATAAGTTGGAGCTTCCCGTTCTGGTAGGATTTCGAATTTTGAAATTTGGACGTTTGTTTTTCGGACCCAATTTCAGTTATGTCATAAATACCAAACTTTCGGTCCCGGAAACCGTTGAAAGTATATCTAACATAGACTATGATGAATTTACGGTTTCAGGGCAAATAGGACTTGGTGTAAATTTTGGAAAGATCGGTGCTGATATCCGATGGGAAACCGGATTTACCGACTCAGAGGCCAGTTTTATTCAGAACATTGTAAATGCTACGGATAGGAACATTGGAGTGGCGGACACTTCTCATTCCCAATTTATCCTGAGTTTCTATTATAAGTTCAAGAAAAGTAAATAG